The following DNA comes from Gemmatimonadota bacterium.
CTCGGTGTTCTGCGTCGACCGGACCGGCTCGATTACGCCGGGCGACAACTACGATGTCTGGGTGAGCGAGATCGCGGCTGGCCCGCTCTCGAACACCGAGCTCGGCGGCGCCGGTAACCCGGATGCTTACGAGATCTATCGTCGTCAGGCCTTCCTGGTGCAGACCTACTTCGCGATGGGTGGCAACACCGGCCTCACCGGCAGCGAGAATGACTGGCAGTTCGCGATCTGGGGCCTGAAGGAAGCGGGCGGTCTCGGCGCGACCGCAGCGAGCTTCTTCGCCGCGTTCGATGCCCAGGGCACTCTGGCGTGGAACATCATCGTGGCGACCGGCGCCCTCGGCGCAGCCGGCGCGGCGTTCGATGCAACCGACTGGCGCGTGATCACTGACGCCAGCAACGACTGCCTCAACAAGGATGGTGGCCCGGCCAAGTGCCAGGAACTGATCTTCAAGAACGGCTCGCCGCCGGAAGAGATCGTGCCGGAGCCGGCGACGATGTCGCTGCTGGCGATGGGCCTGGCGGGTATGGCCGGTGCAGGCGTCCGCCGCCGGAAGCAGAAGTAGTCCTCGCTTCAAGCTCCGACTAAATTCCCAAGCGGGCCCCGAGATCGTCGGGGCCCGCTTCGGTTTTCCGGCACCTCCCCAGCCATCGAGCGCCCGCCGCGTGACTCCCCCCGCCCCGACCATCACCGTCGTGATCCCGATGCGCAACGAGGCATCCCATATCACGGCCTGCCTCGAGTCGGTGCTGGCCTCCGCGCTGCCGGATGGCATGACGTTCGAGTTGCTGGTCCTTGACGGTGAGAGCACCGACGACTCGGCCGCACTCGTGACCGCACTCGCGGCGCGGGACCCGCGGGTGCGGCTCCTCCCCAATCCCGATCGACTCCAGGCCGCCGCGTTCAACCGCGGACTCGCGGAGGCGCGCGGCGAGTACCTTGTGCGACTCGACGCCCATTCGCTCTATGGCAACGACTACCTCGCCGAAGCCGTGCGCCTGCTCGAGAGTACCGGGGCAGCCAATGTTGGTGGATTGCAGCGCGCCACCGGCGAGGGCGTGCTGGGCCGCGCCATTGCGGCCGCAGTCTCGTCCCGTTTCGCTGCCGGCGACGCACAGTACCGTCACGCCACCGAGCCGAAATGGACCGACACGGTCTATCTCGGCGCCTGGCGCACGGCGACGGTGCGCGAACTGGGCGGCATGCATGCCGACTGGGCGGTCAACGAAGATTACGAGATGAACGTCCGCCTGCGGGCGCGCGGTGGCCGAGTGTATCTGTCGCCGACGCTGCAGTCGACCTACTTCGTCCGCGATTCACTCCCCAAGCTCGTGCGGCAGTACACCCGCTACGGCTTCTGGAAAGTGCGGACCCTCCTCCTTCACCCGGGCTCGTTGCGGTGGCGGCAGGCGATCGCGCCGCTCTTCGTGCTCTCGCTCCTCGCTACACCGTTGTTGCTGCATTATCTCGGCTGGTTCGGCGCTCTCCATCTCGCGCTCTATCTCGCGGCGAACCTCACGGCGTCGCTCCTCGTGGCACGCCAGTATGGCTGGGCCCTCCTTCCCTGCTTTCCACTGATCTTCCTCCTGATTCATTGCAGTTGGGGCAGCGGGTTCCTTGCGGGCGCCCTCTACTGGCCCTGGCAGAAGCGGTAACGTGACTCTCACACCGTGGTTCCGCCGACTCGGGCTGCTCTCGCTCGCCGCTGTTGCACTCAGCTATCTGCTCACCTGTCAGCTCGGTGACCGCATCTGGTGGGCTCTCCCCTTTCTCTTCGGCCCGCGCTGGCTGCTGGCGATGCCGCTCGTCGGTGTGGTGCCCTGGCTGCTGGTTCGACCTCGAGAGGCGTGGCTGCCGGTGTGCGTGGGTGCGGCGCTCACCTGTTTCGGCTTGCTCGACGTGCGAATCGGAACGGGTCGGCTCACGGCAGGCGCCGGTGTACCGGTGCGGGTGGTGGAGTTGAACGCCGGTGCCGGCAGTGGTGGCAACACTCCAGCGGCGAATGTCGTCGCCGAACTACAGCGGCTTTCCCCCGACGTCGCGGTCTTCGCTGAATGCGGCAATGGTCCGGTGCGTGCCGCGCTGAGTGCGCTGCCGGGATACCATTTCAAGGTGAGCGAGACGTCACTTTGCCTGTTGTCGCGCGGCGAGATTCTGGAGTGGAGCGAGCGTGACCCGATGGATATCTGGAAGGAGGGCGGCTCGGGGGCGATCGTGCGCGCGAAGGTGCAGACCGCTGCTGGCCCACTTCGCGTAGGACTGGTTCACCTCGAGACCCCGCGGGACGCGCTCGATAACTACGCCGATCTCTCTACTATCCCGACTCTTGGTGATGTCACCCGCGCCAACATCCGGCAGCGCGAGGAAGAGTCGACCAAGGCGAGGGAGTGGATCCTGCCGACGAGTGACCAGCCGACAATCGTGGTGGGTGACTTCAACCTGCCGATCGAAAGCGCGATCTTTCGTCGTCACTGGAGCGACTTGCGCGACGCGTTCAGTCGGGGCGGCCTCGGGAGTGGACACACGAAGCGGACGCGCTGGTGGGGCGTCCGCATCGACCACATTCTCACGACTTCGGAAATCGGCACCAGCCGGAGTTTTACCGGCCGGGACGTCGGATCAGATCACCTGCCACTCGTGGCGGACCTGATCATCCCTGCCCACTAGCGAATCACGACCGCGCGATAACCGGTGAGATCCTGCAGCGCGTAGCTCCCGCGCGCGGCAGCGGCGGAGACGGAGGCGCGGAGTTCGCTGGTCCGTGAGATGTCACGCAGGTGCACCTGGGCAACGGTACCATTGGCGATGGCGCCGGTCACGACCATATCGGCGCTCGAGTTGCCGACGACAGTGAAGCCGTCATAACCAACGATGCGCGCCGAATCGACACCGGGACCACTCACCGAGAGCTGTAGCGCGCCGTCATCGGCGCGGGGGGTCGCGATCTGGATGGTCAGCCAGCCAGCAGTCGGGGCCACCGGGGTGACCGGGGTGCTGCCGGTCGGGCTCTGTCCGCCGCACGCGGCGAGAACCAGGGCAGCAACGGCCAGGATGGATCGGTGGTTCGACGCGATCCGGCGGGACAGCTTGAAGGTGTAGGTCATTCGGCTACCAGCTCTTCGAGAGTGTGGACGTCATCTCGCTGGCGGCTGGGCGGGCATGCCGTCGGGATCCTCTCCGTCGGGGTAGCTCCCTGGCTCTGCGACCCCCGGTTTCCCTGGGTGTGCTCTGGGCAGCGTGCTTCGGTTTTTCGGCGGTCACGAGTGCCGCTGTTCATTTCTATGGCAATTCATGGACCGTTCTGGGCCCCCTCGGGCCTCGTGATCTAAGTATCGGACGGACAATAACTTGGCTGTAGGGTGTGGTTTAATTGACTGACTTGAAAGGTGACGAACCGTTCACTAATTTGACGATATGCCAGCGGCTCGGTCCGGCGCTATGGCGAAGCAAGGGACTGGAGTGAAGCCGAACCGATGACCGCCAGACGTGTTGCCACCGTGATCCCCGCCTACAACGCGGCCGCTTCAATCGAGGCCGCCATCGCCTCGGCCCGTGGCCAGACCCGCCCTCCAGATGAGATCATCGTGGTCGATGATGGCAGTTCCGATGCGACCGCCACCCTGGCCGAGGCGGCCGGCGGCCGTGTCATCCGGCAGGCCAATGCCGGCCCCGGCGCAGCACGGAATCGCGGCATCGCGGCCACCGATGCCGAGTGGATCGCACTGCTCGACGCGGATGACGTCTGGCGTCCGGAGCGGATCGCCAACGAACTGGTGCGAACCGATGAGCCGAAGGTGGCCGTCATCTTCTCGGGAGAGCATTTCATCGAAAAGCAGCCGCCGATGCCGCCGCCTACCATCGACTTCGATGGCCTGTGGGAGCAGAATCGGATTCCGACGAGTTCGGTGCTGATGCGACGCGCCGCCTGGGAGGCGGTCGGTGGTTTTGACGAGAGCCGTGAACTGATCGGCGTCGAGGACTACAATCTCTGGCTTCGGATCAGGAGTTCACTACGTATCTCCACTACGGCATGGAACTCTTCTACTACGGTGAGCGATTCGCCGCGCGGCAATTCCTCGCGGAAGCCGCCCGTCCCGCTCGAGCCACGATGTTGAGGGTGGTGTGACGCTCCGGCGCGTCCTGGTACTGGCGTGGCTGGCCGTGATCGCGGCCGTTACACTCACCGCTGCGCCGGACCAGGTCGATCGTATCCTCGAGACGCCGTGGTACTGTCTCGCGTGTGGCGACGCTGGCGCGACCGATGTCCTGCTGAATGTGCTGCTCTTCCTGCCGCTTGGAGTCGCCGCACGGCTGGCGGGATGGCGCTTCAACAAGACACTGCTGCTCCTGCTCCTCCTCACTATCGCGATCGAAGCCACCCAGGCCACCTGGCTCGCCGGTCGAGATGCATCGCTCAGTGACATCCTCGCGAACGGTGCTGGCGGAGTTGGCGGGTGGCTGCTGCTCCCGCAGCTGGTGGCCGCACTCAACCCCACACCACGCCTGGCACTGCGCGCCGCACTTGGGTTTCTCGTCGCAGGGGCCGGCGTCTGGGCCGCGACCGGTGTCGGACTCACCATCGCGCTGAGTCCCGCCGGGCCGTGGGTCGGACAGCCCCTTCGGCTCTGGCCCGGACATGACCGTTTTCCCGGTACGATGCAGCAGGCGAGCATGAGCGGGATTCCAGTCAGCAACGACCCGCTCCCCGGCGTGCCGGCGCAGCTCGACTCCCTCGATCTCACGCTCGACCTGACCCGCACCGGTGCCGCGATATCATCGCGGCCGATCTCGCTCCTGAGAATCGTGGATGCGCGGCAACAGCTGCAGCTCTCCGCCGGCATCAGGGGTCGCAGTCTCCTGCTTGAACATCGGGTCGCGGCAAGCAGCCTGTTACTGCGGACACCGGCCTGGCGATTCGAGGACGCCGCCATCACACCACTCACCGTGCCATGGCGATTCCACTGGTTCCGGCGCGCTGGCGCCGTGATACTCGAGAGTGGCCCCGTCGCCGGCCCCGCGCGGGAATACGTCGTGCCGCTCTCGATTGCACTCGGCTGGGCATTCGTGCATCCTTTCGCACCGCCCGTCGGCGACAGCGCCCCCTGGTGGAGCGTGCTCTGGATCGCCTGCTGGCTCGGTCCGCTCGGTTGGTTCGCCGGGGTAATGGGACTCCGCATCGCCCTGCGATTCGGCATCGCGGCCATTGGAGCAATGGCACTGGCCTCCGCCGCAACGCAGCTACCGATCCACTCCGATGAACTGCTCGTTGCCACAATGCTCTTCACGACCTTCGCCCTCTTCGGCGCCACCCAGCGGAGACGCTCGGCCCCGACAGAAATTCAATGACAGCGAGGGGCCCCGGCAAACACCGGAGCCCCTCTCTAGTCTCTAGTCTCTAGTCTCTGTCAGTTCGAAAGCGTAATATCTCCGCCACCGCGCGGCTTGAGGACCCAGGTCCCGTCGCCGCGAGGGACCAGCACTCCCTTCACGCTGATCGTGAGCCCTGGCACGAAGATGTTCGATGGCGCATTGATCAATGCGTCGAGAATTACGTCGGCGCGGACGGCCGGATTGGCGGCTTCCGCAATCCGCACCAGGAAGTCCGGCAGCGACGGCAGCGTGTCGTTGATCTTGGCGCTGGTGACCGACACCAGTGCAGCGTCGAGGGTGCCGCCCTTGGCGTTATTCGCCTCGGCGACAGTCACGGGCACCGAAACCGGCGCGGGACCTTCGCCGAGTGAGGCGAAGAGGCCGTCGATCAGCACTGGCTGACCCTGCCGCGTTCCGGTCGTGCCGAAGACACTCACCGAATCGCCGAGGTTGTTGCCGGACCGACCAGGCCGGTGACGTGAACCAGTGATCCGGATGGTCCCGGTCGCGTCCTTGATGAAGGAAGACGAATC
Coding sequences within:
- a CDS encoding PEP-CTERM sorting domain-containing protein — encoded protein: MKQIFRNAVGVAVAAMAVVAPLSASTGDGHFQLLSKAAPSDWFNRTGEFTASYNPITLPTNTAFSVFCVDRTGSITPGDNYDVWVSEIAAGPLSNTELGGAGNPDAYEIYRRQAFLVQTYFAMGGNTGLTGSENDWQFAIWGLKEAGGLGATAASFFAAFDAQGTLAWNIIVATGALGAAGAAFDATDWRVITDASNDCLNKDGGPAKCQELIFKNGSPPEEIVPEPATMSLLAMGLAGMAGAGVRRRKQK
- a CDS encoding glycosyltransferase family 2 protein, encoding MTPPAPTITVVIPMRNEASHITACLESVLASALPDGMTFELLVLDGESTDDSAALVTALAARDPRVRLLPNPDRLQAAAFNRGLAEARGEYLVRLDAHSLYGNDYLAEAVRLLESTGAANVGGLQRATGEGVLGRAIAAAVSSRFAAGDAQYRHATEPKWTDTVYLGAWRTATVRELGGMHADWAVNEDYEMNVRLRARGGRVYLSPTLQSTYFVRDSLPKLVRQYTRYGFWKVRTLLLHPGSLRWRQAIAPLFVLSLLATPLLLHYLGWFGALHLALYLAANLTASLLVARQYGWALLPCFPLIFLLIHCSWGSGFLAGALYWPWQKR
- a CDS encoding endonuclease/exonuclease/phosphatase family protein — its product is MTLTPWFRRLGLLSLAAVALSYLLTCQLGDRIWWALPFLFGPRWLLAMPLVGVVPWLLVRPREAWLPVCVGAALTCFGLLDVRIGTGRLTAGAGVPVRVVELNAGAGSGGNTPAANVVAELQRLSPDVAVFAECGNGPVRAALSALPGYHFKVSETSLCLLSRGEILEWSERDPMDIWKEGGSGAIVRAKVQTAAGPLRVGLVHLETPRDALDNYADLSTIPTLGDVTRANIRQREEESTKAREWILPTSDQPTIVVGDFNLPIESAIFRRHWSDLRDAFSRGGLGSGHTKRTRWWGVRIDHILTTSEIGTSRSFTGRDVGSDHLPLVADLIIPAH
- a CDS encoding glycosyltransferase family A protein yields the protein MTARRVATVIPAYNAAASIEAAIASARGQTRPPDEIIVVDDGSSDATATLAEAAGGRVIRQANAGPGAARNRGIAATDAEWIALLDADDVWRPERIANELVRTDEPKVAVIFSGEHFIEKQPPMPPPTIDFDGLWEQNRIPTSSVLMRRAAWEAVGGFDESRELIGVEDYNLWLRIRSSLRISTTAWNSSTTVSDSPRGNSSRKPPVPLEPRC
- a CDS encoding VanZ family protein; its protein translation is MTLRRVLVLAWLAVIAAVTLTAAPDQVDRILETPWYCLACGDAGATDVLLNVLLFLPLGVAARLAGWRFNKTLLLLLLLTIAIEATQATWLAGRDASLSDILANGAGGVGGWLLLPQLVAALNPTPRLALRAALGFLVAGAGVWAATGVGLTIALSPAGPWVGQPLRLWPGHDRFPGTMQQASMSGIPVSNDPLPGVPAQLDSLDLTLDLTRTGAAISSRPISLLRIVDARQQLQLSAGIRGRSLLLEHRVAASSLLLRTPAWRFEDAAITPLTVPWRFHWFRRAGAVILESGPVAGPAREYVVPLSIALGWAFVHPFAPPVGDSAPWWSVLWIACWLGPLGWFAGVMGLRIALRFGIAAIGAMALASAATQLPIHSDELLVATMLFTTFALFGATQRRRSAPTEIQ